From the Clostridiales bacterium FE2011 genome, one window contains:
- a CDS encoding carbon-nitrogen hydrolase family protein encodes MRIGAYQFPVTGNITENMSHILDAVSRASREGVELLVFPECAVTGYPPLALPSPEEIDEERKNEAHTQLQKAAIQNRMHLIAGTIIRRGSSFYNAALCFAPDGTVTEYDKRALWGWDQENFTPGTRDGILQAGTLKIGIRICFEVRFPEYFRELYRAKTDLNVILFSDTAAQADPDRYDLIRAHIRTRAVENVCPVLAVNNAASFQTAPTMLFDASGKALCELEPEKEGLLIYDFEKKEPSFGELGRKTISDTLL; translated from the coding sequence AACATGTCCCATATACTGGACGCGGTTTCCCGGGCCTCCCGGGAAGGCGTTGAGCTGCTTGTTTTCCCGGAGTGCGCTGTGACCGGCTATCCGCCCCTGGCACTTCCCTCTCCTGAGGAGATCGATGAAGAGCGGAAAAACGAGGCTCATACACAGCTTCAGAAAGCCGCCATACAGAACCGGATGCATCTCATCGCCGGTACAATCATCCGCCGGGGATCCTCCTTTTATAACGCGGCCCTGTGCTTTGCACCCGACGGCACCGTCACGGAATATGACAAACGCGCCCTCTGGGGCTGGGATCAGGAGAACTTTACCCCGGGAACCCGGGACGGTATCCTGCAGGCCGGAACGCTGAAGATCGGGATCCGGATCTGCTTTGAGGTACGTTTTCCGGAATATTTCCGGGAGCTGTACCGGGCAAAGACCGACCTGAACGTGATCCTGTTTTCTGATACTGCCGCCCAGGCGGATCCGGACCGGTATGACCTGATCCGGGCGCACATCCGGACCCGGGCGGTGGAAAATGTCTGTCCGGTTCTTGCCGTCAACAATGCAGCGTCTTTCCAGACAGCCCCTACCATGTTGTTTGATGCGTCCGGCAAAGCCCTGTGTGAACTGGAACCCGAAAAGGAAGGGCTGCTGATATACGATTTTGAAAAGAAAGAGCCCAGCTTTGGCGAGCTCGGCCGGAAAACCATATCTGACACTCTTTTATAA
- a CDS encoding nucleoside phosphorylase, giving the protein MIIHSFDPDSPAIISPGDFYGEAQHLCDVCIITFSHVIFSHVLETFPHEQVAAIHACNGITPIYLLTVNDRRIGFYLTHVGAAGAGTDMIECHHMTGATKFVMFGSAGNLNKDATAGKYVVPSEAYRDEGMSYHYAAPSDYIRIPGAVLVSQVFEELKQPYVQGRVWTTDALYRETKNQTALRQQEGCLAVDMELAGVQAVCSFHGFSLYNYLITGDVLDAEEYTAEGLREANHTLKHFYLALEIAKKLL; this is encoded by the coding sequence ATGATTATTCATTCCTTTGATCCGGACAGCCCGGCAATCATTTCTCCCGGTGATTTTTACGGTGAGGCGCAGCATCTGTGCGACGTCTGCATCATTACCTTTTCCCATGTGATCTTTTCCCATGTGCTGGAGACCTTTCCGCACGAACAGGTGGCGGCAATTCATGCCTGCAACGGGATTACCCCGATCTATCTGCTGACGGTCAATGACCGGCGGATCGGGTTTTACCTGACCCACGTAGGCGCGGCAGGAGCCGGAACAGATATGATCGAGTGCCATCACATGACCGGCGCCACGAAGTTTGTGATGTTCGGTTCCGCAGGAAACCTGAACAAGGACGCGACCGCAGGAAAGTATGTGGTTCCTTCCGAGGCATACCGGGACGAGGGAATGTCCTATCATTACGCGGCGCCTTCGGATTATATCCGTATCCCCGGCGCGGTACTGGTTTCACAGGTGTTTGAGGAACTGAAGCAGCCTTATGTGCAGGGACGTGTCTGGACGACGGACGCCCTGTACAGAGAGACGAAAAACCAGACAGCCCTGCGGCAGCAGGAAGGCTGTCTGGCGGTGGATATGGAACTGGCAGGGGTACAGGCTGTATGCAGTTTCCACGGATTCTCGCTGTACAATTACCTGATTACCGGCGACGTGCTGGACGCTGAAGAATATACAGCGGAGGGCCTGCGGGAAGCCAATCATACGCTGAAGCATTTTTACCTGGCACTGGAGATTGCCAAAAAGCTGTTGTAA